One stretch of Candidatus Binataceae bacterium DNA includes these proteins:
- a CDS encoding conjugal transfer protein TraD — MQAAAHVSRNGATRASDFGPVSLNGNAARTLRNTRRALVRTEMRRARITTADRKAETRRKIQLGGLIIKAGLAAEEPAVLLGMLTTGARVLRTPNAADSRRRWKEIGDRAFGLGPSP, encoded by the coding sequence TTGCAAGCTGCAGCGCACGTCTCGCGCAATGGCGCGACGCGGGCCTCCGATTTCGGTCCGGTAAGTCTGAACGGCAACGCGGCACGAACGCTCCGCAACACCCGCAGGGCGCTGGTCCGGACCGAGATGCGTAGGGCTCGGATCACTACCGCGGATCGAAAGGCCGAGACGCGGCGCAAGATCCAGCTCGGCGGGCTGATCATCAAAGCCGGCCTCGCCGCCGAGGAACCCGCCGTCCTGCTCGGAATGCTCACTACAGGCGCCAGGGTGCTGAGAACTCCCAACGCGGCAGATTCACGGCGGCGCTGGAAGGAGATCGGGGACCGGGCCTTCGGTTTAGGTCCGTCGCCCTGA